Proteins found in one Pseudomonas sp. P8_241 genomic segment:
- a CDS encoding DUF1810 domain-containing protein gives MRSTDPLDAFNLQRFIQAQDPVFDRVQAELNAGHKRSHWMWFIFPQFSGLGGSEMSRHFAIRSREEAQAYLDHPLLGARLRACTQDVLNITQASVAQIFGHPDDLKFHSSMTLFAQVAPDDSLFHQALNRYFHGILDAWTLELMDSKKAQLPSNQG, from the coding sequence ATGAGAAGTACCGATCCGCTGGACGCCTTTAATCTGCAACGCTTCATTCAGGCGCAGGACCCCGTGTTTGACCGGGTCCAGGCCGAATTGAATGCAGGTCACAAGCGCAGTCACTGGATGTGGTTCATCTTTCCGCAATTTTCCGGGCTGGGAGGCAGCGAGATGTCGCGACATTTTGCCATCCGCTCCAGGGAAGAAGCCCAGGCCTATCTGGATCATCCATTGCTGGGCGCCAGGTTGCGCGCCTGTACACAAGATGTGCTGAACATTACACAGGCTTCGGTAGCGCAGATATTTGGCCATCCGGACGACCTGAAATTTCATTCATCCATGACCTTGTTTGCCCAGGTCGCGCCCGACGACAGCCTCTTCCATCAAGCCCTGAATCGGTATTTCCACGGCATTCTGGACGCATGGACCCTGGAGCTGATGGATTCAAAAAAGGCCCAGTTGCCCTCCAATCAGGGTTGA
- a CDS encoding aldo/keto reductase encodes MRVLQLAGANVPVIGQGTWRMGEDRSRQAQEVAALRLGIEMGMTLIDTAEMYAEGAAEEIVGQAIAGHRDSVFLVSKVYPHNASRQGVAQACERSLRRLGTDYIDLYLLHWRGQYPLEETVEAFERLREAGKIGRWGVSNFDLDDLHELAAPACATNQVLYNLEERGIEFDLLPWSQQQRLAVMAYCPIGQGGKMLANATLKQVAARHSVTPAQLALAWILRQDGVIAIPKAVSPEHVRLNAQAAGVQLEPGDLEALDQAFRAPQHKQRLAMV; translated from the coding sequence ATGCGCGTTCTCCAATTGGCTGGCGCCAACGTGCCAGTCATCGGCCAGGGCACTTGGCGGATGGGCGAAGACCGCTCACGACAGGCACAGGAAGTCGCTGCGCTGCGCCTGGGCATCGAGATGGGCATGACCCTGATCGACACGGCGGAAATGTACGCTGAAGGCGCGGCCGAAGAAATCGTGGGCCAAGCCATCGCCGGGCATCGCGACAGTGTCTTCCTGGTCAGCAAGGTCTACCCGCACAACGCCAGCCGTCAAGGGGTTGCCCAAGCGTGCGAACGTAGTCTGCGGCGCCTCGGCACCGACTACATCGATCTCTATTTACTGCACTGGCGTGGCCAGTATCCCCTTGAAGAAACCGTCGAGGCCTTTGAGCGCCTGCGCGAAGCGGGCAAGATCGGTCGATGGGGCGTGTCCAACTTTGATCTCGACGACCTGCATGAACTGGCCGCCCCCGCCTGTGCCACCAATCAGGTGCTCTACAACCTGGAAGAACGCGGCATAGAATTTGATTTGTTACCCTGGAGCCAGCAGCAACGGCTTGCCGTCATGGCGTACTGCCCGATTGGCCAAGGAGGCAAAATGCTGGCCAATGCTACGCTTAAACAAGTGGCCGCCCGTCACAGTGTGACGCCGGCCCAACTGGCGCTGGCATGGATTCTGCGTCAGGATGGCGTGATCGCCATCCCCAAGGCGGTCAGTCCCGAGCACGTGCGACTCAACGCCCAAGCGGCGGGTGTGCAACTTGAACCCGGGGACCTGGAGGCGCTGGACCAAGCGTTTCGCGCGCCACAACACAAGCAGCGGCTGGCCATGGTCTGA
- a CDS encoding sulfite exporter TauE/SafE family protein, which translates to MDLVNIGLVIAGLVVGFIVGMTGVGGGSLMTPILLWFGINPATAVGTDLLYAAITKSSGVLVHRKNNNIDWAITGWLTLGSVPAVVLTLWFLSTLHESPDAMNAIIKQALGFVLFATALAILFKKRLLDFAHKRAGGNYNPSGPRLNVMTVITGLVLGTMVALTSIGAGALGTVALFILYPLLPTRRLVGTEIAHAVPLTLVAGLGHASMGNMDWQVLGYLLVGSLPGIYLGSHLTGRISDEMLRPCLATMLMLIGYKLAF; encoded by the coding sequence ATGGATTTAGTGAACATCGGGTTGGTCATTGCAGGGTTGGTGGTTGGTTTTATCGTCGGCATGACTGGCGTAGGTGGTGGATCGTTGATGACCCCGATCCTGCTGTGGTTCGGCATCAACCCGGCCACTGCCGTCGGCACCGATCTGCTCTACGCGGCTATCACCAAATCCAGTGGGGTGCTGGTTCACCGAAAGAACAACAACATCGATTGGGCGATTACCGGTTGGCTGACCCTGGGCAGTGTCCCGGCGGTGGTGCTGACGTTGTGGTTCCTCAGCACGTTGCACGAAAGTCCCGACGCGATGAACGCCATCATCAAGCAGGCCCTGGGCTTTGTGTTGTTCGCTACGGCGCTGGCAATCCTGTTCAAAAAGCGCTTGCTGGATTTCGCTCACAAGCGCGCCGGTGGCAACTACAACCCGAGTGGCCCGCGCCTCAATGTCATGACGGTCATTACCGGCCTGGTCCTCGGCACCATGGTTGCACTGACTTCCATCGGCGCTGGCGCCCTGGGCACCGTGGCACTGTTCATCCTTTATCCGTTGTTGCCGACTCGCCGTCTGGTGGGAACGGAAATTGCCCACGCCGTTCCGCTGACGCTGGTCGCCGGTCTCGGCCACGCAAGCATGGGCAACATGGATTGGCAGGTGCTGGGTTACTTGCTGGTCGGTTCGTTGCCGGGGATTTATCTGGGCAGCCACCTGACCGGGCGTATCTCCGATGAAATGCTGCGCCCTTGCCTGGCAACCATGCTGATGCTGATCGGCTACAAGCTGGCGTTCTGA
- a CDS encoding DUF4174 domain-containing protein, with protein MLIRSLTLATLLAIAGPLFAADGDSPLDMDKGRSRPLIVIAPSTVDPMWVSLKQSLDEPANRKGFTDRNMVLYTVLNLMGQREGKDLGPQDTAALIRSLKLGAGAKTKVILVGKDGEKKLEQSENIKLADIFTAVDQLPAAEKEAPPPTVATPEPEAPAAKGAKGTKPGKAGKPVKPPEMPDD; from the coding sequence ATGCTCATCAGGTCACTGACCCTGGCTACCCTGCTGGCAATCGCCGGCCCCCTGTTCGCTGCCGATGGCGACTCACCACTGGACATGGACAAGGGCCGGTCCCGACCGCTGATTGTCATCGCCCCGAGCACCGTTGACCCAATGTGGGTCAGCCTGAAACAGTCGCTGGATGAGCCGGCCAATCGCAAGGGTTTCACTGATCGCAACATGGTGCTGTACACCGTGCTCAACCTGATGGGTCAGCGCGAAGGCAAGGACCTAGGGCCGCAGGACACGGCGGCATTGATCCGCTCGCTGAAATTGGGGGCAGGGGCCAAGACCAAGGTGATACTGGTTGGCAAGGATGGCGAAAAGAAGCTTGAACAGTCGGAGAACATCAAGCTGGCGGATATTTTCACGGCCGTCGATCAATTGCCGGCAGCCGAGAAGGAAGCCCCGCCGCCAACAGTGGCCACTCCGGAGCCTGAAGCGCCCGCGGCCAAAGGCGCCAAGGGCACCAAACCGGGCAAGGCGGGCAAACCCGTCAAGCCACCTGAAATGCCTGATGACTGA
- the ampC gene encoding class C beta-lactamase: protein MFTLNIQKALSYSTFGLFLGAGHCVAATPTDAQLENVVTAAIKPVMQQQKINGIAVAVTQNGRQHYFNYGVASKEDGKPVDQNTLFEIGSVSKTFTATLVAYAQTTGKLSLTEKASDVLPALRGSAFDHVSLLQLTTYSGDGLPLQFPAQSDSPDKMLAYFKQWKPVSAPGSKRQYSNPSIGLSGYLAARRMGQPFDEAIENTLLPKLGLKHTYLTVPQDQIALYAQGYDKNGKPVRVGPGALDSEAYGVKTSAADLIAYVEANMKPSRLDKPLQQAIALTHTGYYTVGDMTQGLGWEFYRYPITLDRLVAGNSTPMAMEAHKVQWLNPPQAQPENVLLNKTGSTGGFGAYVAFVPSKDIGIVILANKNYPNAERVKIAHQVLSTLAE, encoded by the coding sequence ATGTTCACGCTAAACATTCAGAAGGCATTGTCCTACAGTACTTTCGGACTTTTCCTCGGCGCCGGTCACTGCGTTGCCGCTACGCCCACGGACGCACAACTTGAAAACGTGGTGACCGCCGCCATCAAGCCTGTCATGCAGCAACAAAAGATCAATGGCATTGCTGTCGCGGTCACGCAGAATGGCAGGCAGCATTACTTTAACTACGGTGTAGCCAGCAAAGAAGACGGTAAACCGGTTGATCAGAACACCCTGTTCGAAATCGGCTCCGTCAGCAAAACCTTCACCGCGACCCTCGTTGCCTACGCACAGACCACCGGCAAACTATCTCTGACCGAAAAGGCCAGTGACGTGTTGCCAGCGTTGCGTGGTAGCGCGTTCGATCACGTCAGTCTGCTCCAACTGACCACCTACAGTGGCGACGGCCTGCCTCTGCAATTCCCTGCCCAGTCAGATTCGCCGGATAAAATGCTCGCCTACTTCAAACAGTGGAAGCCGGTTAGCGCGCCCGGCAGCAAACGGCAGTATTCAAATCCGAGCATCGGGTTGTCCGGCTACCTCGCCGCACGACGCATGGGTCAGCCGTTCGATGAGGCCATTGAAAACACCTTGCTGCCCAAACTCGGCTTGAAGCACACCTACCTCACGGTGCCGCAAGATCAGATCGCGCTGTACGCGCAAGGCTATGACAAGAACGGCAAACCCGTGCGAGTCGGGCCCGGCGCACTGGATTCCGAGGCGTACGGGGTCAAGACCAGCGCGGCAGACCTGATCGCCTATGTCGAAGCCAACATGAAACCCTCGCGTCTGGATAAACCGCTGCAACAGGCTATCGCGCTGACCCACACCGGCTACTACACCGTTGGCGACATGACCCAGGGCCTGGGCTGGGAATTTTATCGCTACCCGATCACCCTGGATCGATTGGTGGCGGGCAACTCGACGCCGATGGCGATGGAGGCGCACAAGGTTCAGTGGCTCAACCCACCACAAGCGCAACCAGAGAACGTACTGTTGAACAAGACCGGCTCGACCGGTGGATTCGGCGCGTACGTCGCGTTCGTGCCGTCAAAGGACATTGGCATTGTGATTCTGGCCAACAAGAATTATCCCAATGCGGAGCGCGTCAAGATTGCTCATCAGGTATTGAGTACGCTGGCCGAGTAA
- a CDS encoding LysR family transcriptional regulator, translating into MIRPQLPLNALRAFEASARHLSFTRAAIELCVTQAAVSHQVKGLEGQLGVTLFKRLPRGLMLTSEGETLLPVLRDCFDRIAETLERFEDGHYREVLTVGAVGTFAVGWLLPRLADFQARYPLIDLRLSTNNNRVDVAAEGLDYAIRFGAGAWHGIEALRLIEAPLSVLCVPDIARRLETPADLLQQTLLRSYRMDEWSQWFHAAGLTDQAAPPRSIVFDSSLAMMEAAIQGLGVALAPPMMFARQLTEQRIRQPFAIGIVTGSYWLTRLQSRPETAAMTAFRSWLVDAAQSQALRDC; encoded by the coding sequence ATGATCCGGCCTCAGTTGCCATTGAATGCACTTCGCGCCTTTGAAGCCTCGGCACGGCATTTGAGCTTCACCCGGGCGGCGATAGAGTTGTGTGTCACTCAGGCTGCCGTCAGTCATCAGGTCAAAGGGCTTGAGGGGCAGCTGGGCGTCACGCTGTTCAAACGCTTGCCCCGTGGCCTGATGTTGACCAGCGAAGGCGAGACCCTGTTGCCGGTGTTGCGCGATTGCTTCGACCGAATTGCCGAGACCCTTGAGCGGTTTGAAGACGGGCACTACCGCGAAGTGTTGACGGTCGGGGCGGTCGGAACGTTTGCGGTGGGCTGGCTGCTCCCTCGGTTGGCGGATTTCCAGGCACGATACCCGCTGATTGACTTGCGTCTGTCGACCAACAACAACCGCGTGGACGTGGCCGCCGAAGGGCTCGATTACGCCATTCGCTTCGGTGCGGGGGCCTGGCACGGGATCGAAGCGTTGCGCTTGATCGAGGCGCCATTGTCGGTGCTCTGCGTGCCGGACATTGCCCGTCGATTGGAAACACCGGCCGATTTGTTGCAACAGACGTTGTTGCGCTCATATCGCATGGATGAGTGGTCACAATGGTTCCACGCAGCCGGTTTGACCGATCAGGCGGCACCGCCGCGCAGCATTGTATTCGACTCTTCGCTGGCAATGATGGAGGCGGCTATTCAAGGTCTCGGTGTGGCATTGGCCCCCCCGATGATGTTTGCCCGGCAACTGACGGAACAGAGGATCCGTCAGCCGTTCGCAATTGGCATCGTCACCGGCAGCTACTGGCTGACTCGCTTGCAATCCCGCCCGGAAACCGCCGCGATGACGGCGTTCCGTAGCTGGCTTGTCGACGCCGCGCAAAGCCAGGCCTTGCGCGACTGTTGA
- a CDS encoding DMT family transporter, with protein sequence MKPLSPSPLKIILTMAFVVTCWGYSPTGIHIGLQAYDPGHLALLRFLIASGFMALVAVFRGIRLPALRDLPLLFGLGFFAVSLHHVAINFGQQGVSAGASSVLAQTTPLFSTLLARFVFKDRVTLWRWGCVLLGLIGAVIVVTGDHGLASIDAHGLLILLAAVSWSLYFALQKHHTGRYDGLTLVCYTVWSGTVLLLLFLPGLAEQVAIAPLRVQFAVVALGIFPSALAYLAWAYVLAHVDLSRATMTLYLTPPTAMVIASVALGERPTLMIVSGALVVLASVLALNLERKPVARVASV encoded by the coding sequence ATGAAGCCGCTCAGCCCCTCCCCATTGAAAATCATCCTGACCATGGCATTTGTCGTGACCTGCTGGGGGTATTCCCCCACCGGCATCCATATCGGTTTGCAAGCTTATGATCCAGGGCATCTGGCGCTGCTGCGCTTTTTGATCGCGTCCGGGTTCATGGCGCTGGTAGCGGTGTTCAGAGGCATCCGCCTGCCGGCCCTTCGCGATCTGCCCCTGCTGTTCGGGTTGGGTTTCTTTGCCGTGAGCCTGCATCACGTGGCGATCAACTTCGGGCAACAAGGGGTCAGCGCCGGCGCATCGAGTGTCCTGGCGCAAACGACACCGCTGTTCAGTACGCTACTGGCGCGCTTCGTGTTCAAGGACCGGGTGACTCTGTGGCGCTGGGGTTGTGTCTTGCTCGGCCTGATCGGCGCGGTGATTGTGGTGACGGGGGATCACGGGCTGGCCAGCATCGACGCCCACGGCTTGCTGATTTTGTTGGCGGCGGTTTCCTGGAGTCTCTATTTTGCCCTGCAAAAGCATCACACCGGGCGTTATGACGGATTGACGCTGGTCTGCTACACGGTCTGGTCCGGGACAGTATTGCTGTTGCTTTTTTTGCCGGGGTTGGCGGAGCAGGTGGCGATTGCGCCGCTGCGAGTGCAGTTCGCGGTGGTTGCCCTGGGAATCTTCCCGAGTGCGCTGGCGTACCTGGCCTGGGCCTATGTCCTGGCGCATGTCGACCTGAGCCGGGCGACCATGACGCTATATCTGACGCCGCCGACGGCAATGGTCATTGCATCGGTTGCCCTTGGCGAGCGGCCGACACTGATGATTGTGAGCGGGGCGTTGGTGGTGTTGGCAAGTGTGCTGGCCTTGAATCTGGAGCGCAAGCCAGTGGCTCGGGTGGCCAGTGTCTGA
- a CDS encoding LysR family transcriptional regulator, translating into MELAQIRMFKTVAEQGSIARAAQLLHCVPSNITARIKSLEAELGVALFLREGRGLRISPSGQTFLAYASKILALTAEAKRAVDPSAEPSGPLRIGAIESSATGRLPRLLAKFHKRYPAVALELTTGSWGQLLDDTLSHRLDGAIVAVDVERPHLKRTPMYREDLLLIASTSLGPVRDMTDLHDKTVFMWPQGCPYRAALEHWLLRQGLALPIVSLASYGAIVGCVSAGAGVALVPKGVFDQFAKGAGCVGYEFPELTAVENLFYWHENAGVHPAREAFVAMLREEFV; encoded by the coding sequence ATGGAGTTGGCGCAGATTCGCATGTTCAAGACCGTGGCCGAGCAGGGCAGCATCGCGCGTGCCGCCCAATTGCTGCATTGCGTGCCGTCGAATATCACGGCACGGATCAAGTCGCTGGAAGCGGAATTGGGTGTTGCGCTGTTCCTGCGCGAGGGGCGCGGACTGCGCATCAGTCCGTCGGGTCAGACGTTCCTGGCCTACGCCTCGAAAATTCTCGCGCTGACCGCTGAAGCCAAGCGTGCAGTGGACCCTTCGGCCGAACCTTCAGGACCGCTGCGCATTGGTGCCATCGAGTCTTCGGCCACCGGTCGTTTGCCTCGGTTGCTGGCCAAGTTTCACAAGCGATACCCCGCTGTGGCGCTGGAACTGACCACCGGCAGTTGGGGCCAGTTGCTCGACGACACGTTGAGCCATCGACTCGACGGTGCGATTGTCGCGGTGGATGTCGAGCGTCCCCACCTCAAGCGCACGCCGATGTACCGCGAAGATCTTCTGCTGATTGCCTCTACGTCGTTGGGGCCGGTGCGCGACATGACTGATTTGCACGACAAAACCGTATTCATGTGGCCCCAGGGTTGTCCATATCGGGCGGCCCTTGAGCATTGGTTGTTGCGGCAGGGGCTAGCGTTGCCGATTGTCAGTCTGGCCAGTTATGGCGCGATTGTAGGGTGTGTCAGTGCTGGCGCCGGTGTGGCGCTGGTGCCCAAAGGTGTGTTCGATCAATTCGCCAAAGGCGCCGGTTGTGTAGGCTATGAGTTCCCCGAACTGACGGCGGTCGAGAACTTGTTCTACTGGCATGAAAACGCCGGGGTGCACCCGGCGCGAGAGGCGTTTGTGGCGATGCTGCGCGAAGAGTTTGTCTGA
- a CDS encoding undecaprenyl-phosphate glucose phosphotransferase gives MDLTLRINRNTGLKGLTFWGQWALAQGFVVSLLFTLAEQQTGTVEFYYRMCATLAVLASVPAYTFSGVYRKRDNYLTGLGRLLMGWSMTMAALACIAFICKADELFSRQVILSWAVYGFLGQALLYAPLHAFSKFYQRSRKSEHKTLIVGTGELALGLANKLSTLENLPLVGLVSNGALPTLEPGAPPIVGAQEDLLDLIKAHHIRRLYITLPLSEAAKIEAMYVDLLDANVDVVWVPDLNSLTLLNHSVKVVDGLPAIYLNESPLTSRPTAALSKSLVEKSVALLAIIFLSPVLLVIALAVKINSPGPVFFKQDRHGWNGKVIQVWKFRSMRVHDDHEVKQASRNDSRITAVGRFIRRTSLDELPQLFNVLQGHMALVGPRPHAIAHNNYYSGKILAYMARHRIKPGITGLAQINGCRGETDTIDKMQKRVEIDLKYINNWSLWLDVKILVKTPFTLLSKDIY, from the coding sequence ATGGATCTTACTCTTCGCATCAATCGAAACACCGGCCTCAAGGGACTTACCTTTTGGGGGCAATGGGCGCTGGCGCAGGGCTTTGTTGTTTCATTGTTGTTTACCCTCGCCGAGCAACAAACGGGCACAGTCGAGTTCTATTACCGAATGTGCGCCACGCTGGCTGTTTTGGCCTCGGTTCCGGCTTACACATTCAGCGGCGTGTATCGAAAAAGGGACAACTACCTGACGGGCCTGGGACGTTTGCTCATGGGCTGGTCCATGACCATGGCAGCGCTGGCCTGCATTGCGTTTATCTGCAAGGCCGATGAGTTGTTTTCCAGGCAGGTGATCCTGAGCTGGGCGGTGTATGGCTTCCTCGGACAGGCGCTGCTGTATGCGCCCCTGCATGCGTTCTCGAAGTTCTACCAACGCTCGCGTAAAAGCGAGCATAAAACCCTGATCGTCGGTACTGGCGAATTGGCGCTGGGGTTGGCAAACAAGCTGAGCACCCTAGAAAACCTTCCACTGGTAGGCCTGGTCAGCAACGGCGCCCTCCCCACTCTGGAGCCAGGAGCACCGCCCATCGTCGGCGCCCAGGAAGATCTGCTGGATCTGATCAAAGCCCACCACATTCGTCGTTTGTACATCACCTTGCCGCTCTCGGAAGCGGCAAAGATCGAAGCCATGTACGTCGATCTGCTGGATGCCAACGTAGACGTGGTCTGGGTGCCGGACTTGAACAGCCTGACGCTGCTCAATCACTCGGTGAAAGTCGTGGACGGCCTGCCAGCGATTTACCTCAACGAAAGCCCGCTGACCAGCCGGCCTACCGCTGCGCTGAGCAAGAGCCTGGTGGAAAAAAGCGTTGCGCTGTTGGCTATCATCTTTCTGAGCCCGGTGCTGCTGGTCATTGCACTGGCAGTGAAGATCAATTCACCGGGCCCGGTATTCTTCAAGCAGGACCGCCACGGCTGGAATGGCAAGGTGATTCAGGTCTGGAAGTTCCGTTCGATGCGTGTGCACGATGATCATGAAGTCAAGCAGGCCAGCCGTAACGACTCGCGCATCACCGCCGTCGGGCGCTTCATCCGCCGCACTTCGCTGGATGAGTTGCCGCAGCTGTTCAATGTGCTTCAAGGACACATGGCGCTGGTCGGTCCGCGCCCACATGCCATCGCGCACAACAACTATTACTCCGGGAAAATCCTCGCCTACATGGCGCGCCACCGAATCAAGCCGGGCATTACCGGTCTTGCGCAAATCAACGGTTGCCGGGGTGAGACCGATACCATCGACAAGATGCAGAAGCGTGTCGAGATCGACCTCAAGTACATCAACAACTGGTCGTTGTGGCTGGATGTAAAGATCCTGGTGAAGACACCGTTTACGTTGTTGTCGAAGGACATTTACTGA
- a CDS encoding winged helix-turn-helix domain-containing protein, with product METSTTLPRKYFVVVTHSTTSQRELETILSSERFNSFGTAQAQMFIEGIAPPSNAPVLMEFTYPSVSRKNVARSIEHDTQRILATLESEWLAAQPPNPFHRLPAITGDISHTSRTIEDDALCGKAWQLDNDQSVLVKEGVEVSLTGLEAALIKKMLHHEERVVSRDELILSIGREPEHYRGLEMCLSRLQDKFKSASNGERLFRAVRNRGYCLIQEVVA from the coding sequence ATGGAAACCAGTACAACCCTTCCAAGAAAATATTTTGTGGTCGTGACCCATAGCACTACGTCGCAGCGTGAACTCGAAACCATCCTGTCCAGTGAGCGCTTCAACTCGTTTGGCACCGCCCAGGCACAAATGTTTATTGAAGGTATTGCTCCGCCCTCTAACGCTCCGGTGCTGATGGAATTCACCTACCCAAGCGTTTCAAGGAAAAATGTCGCGCGCAGTATCGAACACGACACACAAAGAATACTGGCGACACTTGAGTCCGAATGGCTGGCTGCACAACCTCCGAATCCCTTCCATCGCCTGCCGGCAATAACAGGTGACATCAGTCATACCTCCCGAACAATCGAGGATGACGCGCTATGCGGCAAAGCCTGGCAACTCGACAACGATCAAAGCGTATTGGTCAAAGAGGGTGTCGAGGTCAGCTTGACTGGTTTGGAAGCCGCGCTGATCAAGAAAATGCTGCACCACGAAGAGCGTGTCGTCAGTCGAGACGAACTGATACTCAGCATCGGTAGAGAACCGGAACATTATCGCGGACTTGAAATGTGCCTGAGTCGCCTGCAGGACAAGTTCAAAAGTGCCAGTAACGGTGAGCGACTGTTTCGTGCCGTACGCAACCGTGGCTATTGCCTGATCCAGGAAGTCGTAGCCTGA
- a CDS encoding winged helix-turn-helix domain-containing protein: MMLTGNLATRSQRQTNDEPGVLTLGRTRGVAEHFRALVARHVRTDIALEAHSYISSPKNNEHLGSYRAIFIIIDSPQALEESLALVENLRTGNLKPIICAVITGRGAFNKIKYYLAGADFCIKLNTLSDEGSELLAEFFNSEEWQSDLNLTLDPTRICLLGTSKRLDISFAEMKILEAFAQTSNHILSHDEIANIMGLNSHFYDPRALEKSISRLRGKIKDMYGTNAIQSIRGHGYRLMRGLISTT, from the coding sequence ATGATGCTTACAGGGAACTTAGCGACTAGAAGCCAGCGCCAGACAAACGATGAACCCGGTGTTCTCACTCTGGGTCGTACCCGTGGCGTGGCTGAACACTTTAGAGCGCTAGTCGCAAGGCATGTGCGGACCGATATCGCACTAGAAGCCCATTCGTACATTAGTTCACCCAAGAACAATGAACACCTCGGTTCGTATCGAGCCATCTTCATCATCATCGACAGCCCCCAGGCCCTCGAAGAAAGCCTGGCGCTGGTGGAGAACCTGCGCACCGGCAACTTGAAACCCATCATTTGCGCGGTCATCACGGGGCGGGGCGCCTTCAACAAGATAAAGTACTATCTTGCTGGGGCCGACTTTTGTATCAAACTCAATACTCTTTCCGACGAAGGCTCCGAGTTGCTTGCCGAATTCTTCAATAGTGAAGAATGGCAAAGCGACCTCAACCTGACATTGGACCCCACACGAATTTGCTTACTGGGCACCAGCAAGAGGCTGGACATTTCTTTTGCAGAAATGAAGATCCTGGAAGCATTCGCGCAAACCAGCAACCATATACTTAGCCATGACGAAATCGCCAACATCATGGGTCTGAACAGTCACTTTTATGACCCCAGAGCGCTGGAAAAATCGATCAGTCGTCTTCGCGGAAAAATCAAGGACATGTACGGCACGAACGCGATCCAGAGCATTCGCGGGCATGGGTACCGCTTGATGAGAGGACTGATTTCGACCACCTGA
- a CDS encoding undecaprenyl-diphosphate phosphatase: protein MDFWTLFKVLILGAVEGLTEFLPISSTGHQIIVADVLAFGGERAMAFNIIIQLGAILAVVWEFREKICTIIKGLPNQRNAQRFTLNLLIGFLPAVVLGVLFADGIHEYLFNPITVAVALVAGGIVMLWAERREHVVRIDHVDDMRWSDALKVGFAQCLAMIPGTSRSGSTIIGGLLFGLSRKAATEYSFFLAMPTMVGAAVYSGYKYRDLFEGSDLPVFALGFVTAFFFAMIAVRGLLKFIANHSYAAFAWYRIAFGLLILATWAFGWVSWTSAAAAG from the coding sequence ATGGATTTCTGGACCCTTTTCAAAGTGTTGATTTTAGGTGCTGTAGAAGGCTTGACTGAGTTTTTGCCCATATCAAGTACAGGTCACCAGATAATTGTTGCAGACGTGTTGGCATTTGGCGGTGAACGCGCCATGGCGTTCAATATCATTATTCAGTTGGGCGCCATTCTGGCTGTGGTTTGGGAGTTTCGTGAAAAAATCTGCACAATCATCAAAGGTTTGCCGAACCAACGCAATGCACAACGTTTTACCCTCAACTTGCTGATCGGTTTTCTTCCGGCTGTTGTGCTGGGCGTGTTGTTCGCTGACGGGATTCATGAGTATCTGTTCAATCCGATCACTGTGGCTGTTGCATTGGTCGCCGGTGGCATCGTCATGTTGTGGGCTGAGCGGCGCGAGCATGTTGTACGCATCGATCATGTTGATGACATGCGCTGGTCAGATGCCTTAAAGGTAGGTTTCGCGCAATGCCTGGCGATGATTCCGGGTACTTCCCGCTCCGGATCGACGATTATCGGTGGCTTGCTGTTTGGCCTGTCGCGCAAGGCTGCCACGGAGTACTCGTTCTTTTTGGCGATGCCAACGATGGTCGGTGCAGCGGTGTATTCGGGCTACAAGTACCGGGACCTGTTCGAGGGGAGTGATCTGCCGGTATTTGCCCTCGGTTTTGTTACAGCCTTCTTTTTCGCGATGATCGCTGTTCGAGGCCTGCTGAAGTTCATTGCGAACCATAGCTATGCAGCATTCGCCTGGTACCGGATCGCTTTTGGATTGTTGATCCTGGCAACCTGGGCGTTCGGTTGGGTGAGCTGGACGTCGGCCGCCGCAGCAGGCTGA